In Citrus sinensis cultivar Valencia sweet orange chromosome 3, DVS_A1.0, whole genome shotgun sequence, the sequence atatatatgaaattatttgaagtatacaatttattcttaaaatcatattttaaaaagttattacttacttacttttcaaaatatattgtaGGATGAGGTGATTttaccaaaagaaattttttaaaatgggtTAATGTCACCAGGGTAACatatttttcaacaaatataaaaaatgtgataattttttaaaaatatgcagTGAGATTACAAACCATTAacttttccattaattttaatggaattGGTTgtcttttgatgaaattacatttttgCTCACATGACTTTCTTTTAATAGTACGATAATGCCCTTggttgcttatttatttacaagtatATCCcacacaaaaaagaaaaaaatgagaataaaattcaactcttacaaaaataataatattaaaataaatttaacaatatatacaTTGTGAAATAATttccatatttaaaaaaaatatttgaatactTTACAATCTTatcttatattaaaataaattttataataaatagaaacataatataaaataaacatataaaaaatttaaattatttttaatattatataaaataattttaatattattaatacatgagaaattattttaaaatgtatatatattattttaaaatgtatataatgttaatttattttaatattattattttggtatGAGTTGAATATTGTTCtcattttttctcctttttcatATGggatgtaaataaataaacaaccaAGGACATTATCGTAATATTTGGAGAAAGTCATTCGGATAGAAATGTAATTTCATCAAAAGGCAACTAGTTCCATTAAAGTTAATGAAAAAGTTAAGGGTTTGTTATTTCACTGtctatttttgaaaaatctatcaccctttttatatttatcaaaaaatgtGTCACTCAAGTGGGGGAAACCttaggtgcaactgtggcaccgtGCCATAGTTGCATTTAGCCGTTAGATGCCAGTAGACCTCACCAATCTAACTGCATCCAACGGCTaaatgcaactgtggcacggtgccacagttgcaccatagCCTGATCCCACTCAAGTGacattaactataaaaaaaattatcaaacacaaaaaataatttttaattttttaaaatcacttttgaatttttaaaaagcaatACCAAACTAGTCATAAAAGTATGTCTGATTGTATCACCTAGGTGTTTAGTATGacaattggtttttttttatctattttaaaaaaggtgaaaagttttagatttttaagtCCTACCTAATGTCGTTTGCCAAGTGccaataaatatttcattgaCATATGTAGCTTTTATTTTTGCAACATACAAAATCGACTCCAAACaatattgaaaagaaatatatcaacagattttttttttttaaattttcatatttatttttacttcaaCAAACAATGGCCTATAAGAGAGTgtttatattgttattatatttaaatcgCGGAGCTGACTAAGTTACAGCTTCTGTACCTTACAGATGCTGCTTCATTTTTTCTCTGTAAGTCAGGACACGTGTGCTATTTGCTTTGGGTGTGTATGTTACAGAGGCTGTAACATAGCAACCTCCTTAAATCGCTCGCCGGTGTCAAAGCTTCTAGATGCTCAatcaaatttcagatttttttatttaaaaaaaaaaaaaaaaaaaaagacttacGTCCACAAGTTGGCAATTTGTCTGAAAGCGTAGCAGTATGTGGATCCCACGTCTCATATGTCCTTTCCTAGAATCTTCCATTTCACTAAACCCGCACACAAAAGAGTCGCACTCGCGCAAAATCAACGCATAATACTTGAACAATCAAAAACTGCCACGTGGTCAAAGTAGTAGTAACCAAGAAGCAATATGCATACGTGTCATAATCATACTCCGCACTTGCGTGGACACAGAATCAGAGAAGAACAACCGCCGTGGTTGTCCCACACAAGCAAAACCAGACGGAGAGCGAGAGCAGCGCAAAATAAACGTTTCTTCGAGAaaggaatttttattttttgaaaaataaaaataagaaagaggGACAAGCAGTAAATCCTACGATGAACAGTGTGTTTTCTGCCGATGATTTCTCTGACTCTTTTTTGTCGTCGCCATCTCCGCCTCCGGCATCGTTTCATGCTTTGCCGATGAACCGGAGCCAATCGGAATGGGAGTTGGAGAAGTTTCTACAAGAGGTGACGGTTTCTCCGAGGGCGATTTCCTCTTCGTCGGCTAGCGACAATTCAGTTCCTGCAGTTATTGGTCCTTCTGTTATGTCGAAATCAAGGGCTTATGAAATTGGAGATGATGACGTGGTGGAGATAAAAAAGTCTCATCGAGATCAATCTCTTGACCCACCGGTGATTCCTTCCTCAACGGCTCCGGTTGATTCCGATGAGTATCGAGCTTATTTAAAAACCAAACTCGATCTAGCGTGCGCTGCTGTTGCTCTCAGGGTATCTATCGCTCTCACACACAGACATTATCATATTAGTATTTCCTAGTTGATATtcgaaaaaagtaaaataagaattttgttttcagaCAGCGCCTGTGAAGCCAGAAGATAAATCTTCTTTAATTGAGAATCAAACGCAGGCGGCCAAGCCTTCTGAGTTGGGATCCCAAGCTATGGCTACcggtaattttaaataactaaaaagaacaagaaaaatcTGATCGCTTTGTCGTATATCACTACAATTTCAGTTGTTCCACTGTTTGTATTGCTTTTAATCGAAAAAGTTCATGTTGTGAAGTATTCGGCAAATTCACCTGGAGCCATTACTTTGTTGGATATTTCAAGAGTCGTTGCTCTTGGAGATTGCTATAGCTAAATATGCTGACGAAAATATTAGTTCTCCTGCAATAGTTACTGGAATAATACTGTATCTTTTGAGTCATTATGTAATAGTCAGTGATGCCTTATGCTCTCTGGTATAACGGGTGGACATTTTTGCATCTTCAGTTTTGGAGAGAGGTTTCCTAGTGATGAACGATCCAGATAAAATATTGTTTCCTTTTGCAGGCACTGCTTGGAGTAGCATCACTTATTGCATTTCTTCTCACattatatttgtgtttgatCAACCATGGATTTTATGTTGCTTGgtgttttctatctttttagttattaactccccccccccccccccggccCTTTTGGTATTGGTCTCTCTCTTCTAGGGTATTAGTGTCATTATCGTCATTTATTCTGTCATGTTGATTTTCAGTCAATGTAAGCACTGCTCATGATGCGATAGGAACACACCCTAAGGCTGATTTCAGACCACTTGGCTCAGCTGACTTACCAGCTGTCCAGGCAAGACCAGCAGCGCAAGTCAGGCAATCAACGAGTGGGTCATCGCGAGAAGATTCAGACGATGATGAGCTTGAAGGAGATACAGAAACCATAGAGGGTTTGGACTCGGTGGATGATAAACGTGCAAGAAGGTATACAACTTGTATTGCATACTTTCATTCGTTTTGAGAGGTGATTTGTCCCTTATGATATGGACAATATGTGAGttcctctttctctttttcatttctcaattACTATTCTCATTGTTAGTGATAGTTAGTAGGATGCCTTCATGACAGTGAAATATATTCCCTTGTTTTCCAGTCAAAATGATCTCACTTAGTAACTCTTTCTATTTTGGAGAGAGGGAGGTTTGGTTTTGTATGTTGAtgtattttttgacaattgaTCCTTTGTAGAATCTCCAATGCCAATGAATTAACTAGTTGTGAGATgtagaatttcaaatttctttgtatgctttaaagaaaatccttTTGTCAATTAATACATTGATGATGACTCAGGATGCTGTCAAATCGAGAGTCAGCAAGACGCTCtaggagaagaaaacaagcaCATCTGAATGAATTAGAAACACAGGTTGTACTCCATGTTATGTTTTACATCATGATGCACACACTTTTCctgttttgttctttattgATGTGATATGCATGGTTTCATACAGGCTGGTCAATTACGAGCTGAACATTCTTCGTTACTAAAAGGTCTGACCGACGTGAACCAGAAATATGATGAATCTGCTGTCAATAACAGAATATTGAAAGCTGATATTGAGACATTAAGAGCAAAGGTAACCTATTACTTTATTCGGATTATACAGCTTTCTATATTTTACATCATGTGGTTAAGATCCAGTTGATAGTTAGGATCCATTTGGTCTTGTGGTGCTGTGAAAAGAAAGTTGATTGTGTTTGCTAGATATGACATCATTAATAAGTTGATACAGTGACATATTCAACATGAATACcttgaaaagtaaaaatggTTTCTCTTCGAGCACTACTTAAACTGCAGCATAGGAATGCATTTCCATAGATTGCTAAAAAGTCCCTGTGTAATCCTGGTTAGGATTGCAGTTAATGGTTTTAAATAACGATCATTTCTTAAGCAAAATTGATTGGACCAGCATTGTTGATGTGATAATAAGTCGAAGTATGTGCTATGGTAATTAGTATGGTTTTCTGAGAATTACAAAGgttatcttcatcttcatgaTGTTGGTACACCATATTTAGTGTGTATGCACAATGGTCTTGTTTGCAGAATGCATATATCAGCTACCTCGACAAACTAAATTATTGGAATCCAAAATGTGCTCAGCTGTCTGTGTACTCTtgattattctcattttcacAAAATGCATGCAGATGTAATTTAGTGTCCACTGTCTACTCTGCATTGTGGTTCTCTTTGGCTGCTTCAGTACCTAGGCAGCTGCAACAAAGTGGTTAGCCAAGTGTGAAACTGGGCAGCTTGTGCTCTGACCTGCAGAAATATTATGGTCTTAGTATTTTACTCTTTGGCACATAATTCCCCATATTTTTCTATTGATGCTGATGCTATCCTTATACTGGCCACagttatatatgtttatagaaatttttttaggtgAAAATGGCTGAAGAAACAGTTAAGCGAGTGACTGGGTTGAATCCCCTGCTTTTAGCCAGATCCGATGTGCCAGGTGTTGGCATGCCATTAGTCAACGTCCCACTCGATGCGTCTAGAAATGCTACTCATCCAATgcaaccaaacccaaaccagTTCTTTCACCAAGCAATTCCAAGTATTAGTACTCCCACCCCAAATCACCAGAGCTTGGACAGCAGTTTCCCTAGTAATATCCAGCTTCCTACTGTTGGAAATCCTCAAAGTGATAGAGGGGGCAAAAACATGACTGAAACATCTCCCTTGCAGCATGCCGTTAGCTTAGAGCATGTGCCACAGGGGGTAGGCCATAGAGTCAGTCCACCTGGGGCTGTGCCTGGCTGGGACACTGGACTTCCGCATGCAGGATCAAAGAATAACAAGCAGAGGTAGAATAAATCAGTCTTCCTTGTTGTCTTCATCCTAAAAATGGTTACAACACACCAATTGGtctaaatttatcaataaactATGCCCTGCActgcacctttttttttttttttctcttttcttttcaaattaatctTCTCTGCACATTAGAGAAGAAAATAGTCATTTTAGGCTGGGATTTTGGGAAACAAATAATAGTCGGATTGACTTTCAGTTGTAAGTATTGACAGTGATCAATATAAATGTTGCATTTTGTCCCTTTGCATCACAATTACAATGCCATTCCTTCAGCTGGCTTGAATACTTGTGAGTCAACGGTATCTAATATCATTGATGAtctatttcattgttttaCTTGTTCGTGACTAGTAGTCAGTGGATTTCTTGTGTGTTTTTACTGAAATTGAGTAGTTGTGAGCCGCAGCGACCCAGAACAACTAGAATAGGAAGAAGTGCAAAAACATGGCAcattaattagatttaaaagattaattggtACCAAGGCATGGTTAACTAATTTGATCATCTGGATAAGGGACGGGCAATTTCTTCAAACATTAGAGACTTTCAATCATGAGAGTTCCACGGTCGGCTAgagattatatttttcttagcttgcattattattgttatggaCAATTTccagtgaaataaaaaagttcGTTGCAAATTTACCATCACTCTCAACTTTACCTAATTTACCCGCTGGGAGAACACAAGAAGCTGAGCCATTCATTCCATTGGAAACACAAGTTCAACAGGCTCCAAGAACTGCACAACTCTTGTCAAAGCGATTGAAGTCGAATCAATCATCACTTCACGACGCACGGAATTGCTTGGGCTAGTGTCAATATGCATACGCAAGAATGCAAAATTTCACTGAAATCATTTTATACTCGCATCATGCTTTGTCTAATAATAATCCTACGATGCTTGACCAAATGGcttcaagtaattttattttacttcacTGATCATTCACGTTCGAGTTCTGTAGAAATAGAAACTTAACAAATTAACTTGAGCTTTCCCCAATCCCATaccttttaaataataataataataataataataataataaaatccaaGAAATTTAAGCAAAAATGCTATAAGTTGTGGCTCATTTAGTAACACATACCGTCCGTTCAATTGTTTCAGACACTGGCACATAAGATTTACAAACAGCATTGCGGACatggtaaataaaataatttttggaaaaatttaatttcaaattatccatCATGAAATGACAATCTTTAAAATACttccaaattattattaaactccAACATACCTCTCATTACTCTTCCGGAAAAAGCataaaagatgaagaaaaaatggaaGCATGTTGATGAAAGACTTTGTTTTCTTAATGGcaatgagaataaattgagatttacaataatttgaaAGATGTTTTGAAGATTCTCATACATCGAAATTAACCCGAGAAGGAAGAGGGGGGCGGCGGGCAGGGCCAGGACAATACAGTAAAACACTAAAACAGACAGATACCAGGAAGATagaatacataattaatctATAACATTAACAATATTACATATGCCATGCTACATCTAAAACCAATACTGAAGGAACCCGATTGAACTATAACACATCAAGTACGAACGTTCAGAATTCTTTACTGCTGAATTTTGGTGCTAGAGTGTAGTCCCGACTGAACTTTGCTCTGAAAGTGGGATTCCAGCCTGCAAAGTTTTATCCTTCCAAATTAAAGCTAGTTAGAGAGAAGATgaaacacaaaaacaatattaatgGTATCAACATGCCTGGTTGcacatttataataaatggtGTCGGGTGAATTATAGGTGCGTGCATTGGCAAACATCCTCTTGACATCCGCAACAAACATCTCAAATGTCACATAATATTGTTCTGACTCCACTCTTTTTGACATTGTCCTCAGATCTGTTGAACAATGGACATCCATTAACTCATATTGATGCTTTTTGAAAGACAGAAAGCTTTACAATTGAAACTACCacagttttttgttttttacatATAATTATCCAGATCAGTAATTAGTAAAaatgtgttaaaaaaattattaaaataaatccaaaattgTAAAGAGATTATGATGCAGAAAACAAAGTCAAAATCAAACTTCTTACCCATGGGATCTTTGATGATTTCGTAGTAATCGGGGACATCGCGGGCATCAACTGGTTCCTTGAACGGCCAAGCATCAACATGGTCATGCATCGACTGctcaaagaaaaaatctaCTCTGTAAGAATTAAGCAAGAATAAGGAAAACCGCAAGCATGCTTAGTGGTAAATGAAGTGGTTTCTTGGAAAACACAAAGTGTAAAGCAGCAAGTACGCTATCATTAATCAAGTACTGATGGCTTCATGGgattcaacaaattaaaaagaagaaagataaaCTCATCACACGTTAGCCAATCATCTATTGGCTCCACAATTAAAAGACAGAAATTTGCCTACAATTTGATATCTTAAAAAAGGCAGAATTTGATTGCTTCGAGACCCATTTAATCAATGACCAAAGGATCATTAGAAATGTATGTCTCATTTGAAGGTTGTTGGTTCCAACAGTCtgcaaaaatttaatctaaacACCCGATGAGTCATTCATTCTTCTTAGACAGCAGTCACTATCTAATGAGAATCAGGGCTAAGTTAGTCTTCTCACTTGCAAGTGAATCTTGAAAGCTGATTTAAAGAATTACAATTATGAGAAACTATTAGATAAGCAAGATGTATATCCCGTGCAGAAGATAAttgattcaattttgaatGGGTCAAAGTCAGCAGCTGATGCCATAAACAACTCCTTTGCGACATGGCAAGATGCTGCTTTTCAGTTCACCTAACATTACTCTGATAAAAGTTAATGGCAGTTTGATATAGAACTAATCACAAACTTGCCTTCAGAAGTGAGCGCATAAATGCAGTTAAATGCTTCTGATTTGATGCACCGTCAGTAGCAGCAGTTAAAGTTCTAAACCGTGAATGGCCCCATTGATCAGGAGTCCATCCAGCTTCTCCTGTCATCAGATTCATCACAAACTCTCAATCAGGTCCAAACTTTCATCAAGCTTAGGCAAAGAAAAACTCAACTAGAAATCAAATCTCAAGTTCTAGAAACTGCATGATGATGTTCATTATGATTCATCAATAATATGCATACTACTCACAACATATAACATCACTAAAATGGGGttgaaatttatgaagaaTTACATTATCGAGTCAAATATTATCTAATCTCGTTACATTCCCATATGTAGCAGATATAATCGTGCAAAACCATGAGAAACTAAAACCACCTATTTGCAAGATGTCAAAGAACTTACTCAAGCCAGGAATGTCCTCGactttgatgatttttttgggAACACCAGCTTCTTTCTGAATGAAAAAGTTCTTGATCAGAGCGAAGTATAAAACATTCAT encodes:
- the LOC102610079 gene encoding light-inducible protein CPRF2 isoform X1, with the translated sequence MNSVFSADDFSDSFLSSPSPPPASFHALPMNRSQSEWELEKFLQEVTVSPRAISSSSASDNSVPAVIGPSVMSKSRAYEIGDDDVVEIKKSHRDQSLDPPVIPSSTAPVDSDEYRAYLKTKLDLACAAVALRTAPVKPEDKSSLIENQTQAAKPSELGSQAMATVNVSTAHDAIGTHPKADFRPLGSADLPAVQARPAAQVRQSTSGSSREDSDDDELEGDTETIEGLDSVDDKRARRMLSNRESARRSRRRKQAHLNELETQAGQLRAEHSSLLKGLTDVNQKYDESAVNNRILKADIETLRAKVKMAEETVKRVTGLNPLLLARSDVPGVGMPLVNVPLDASRNATHPMQPNPNQFFHQAIPSISTPTPNHQSLDSSFPSNIQLPTVGNPQSDRGGKNMTETSPLQHAVSLEHVPQGVGHRVSPPGAVPGWDTGLPHAGSKNNKQR
- the LOC102610079 gene encoding light-inducible protein CPRF2 isoform X3, giving the protein MNSVFSADDFSDSFLSSPSPPPASFHALPMNRSQSEWELEKFLQEVTVSPRAISSSSASDNSVPAVIGPSVMSKSRAYEIGDDDVVEIKKSHRDQSLDPPVIPSSTAPVDSDEYRAYLKTKLDLACAAVALRTAPVKPEDKSSLIENQTQAAKPSELGSQAMATVNVSTAHDAIGTHPKADFRPLGSADLPAVQARPAAQVRQSTSGSSREDSDDDELEGDTETIEGLDSVDDKRARRMLSNRESARRSRRRKQAHLNELETQAGQLRAEHSSLLKGLTDVNQKYDESAVNNRILKADIETLRAKM
- the LOC102610079 gene encoding light-inducible protein CPRF2 isoform X2 translates to MNSVFSADDFSDSFLSSPSPPPASFHALPMNRSQSEWELEKFLQEVTVSPRAISSSSASDNSVPAVIGPSVMSKSRAYEIGDDDVVEIKKSHRDQSLDPPVIPSSTAPVDSDEYRAYLKTKLDLACAAVALRTAPVKPEDKSSLIENQTQAAKPSELGSQAMATGTHPKADFRPLGSADLPAVQARPAAQVRQSTSGSSREDSDDDELEGDTETIEGLDSVDDKRARRMLSNRESARRSRRRKQAHLNELETQAGQLRAEHSSLLKGLTDVNQKYDESAVNNRILKADIETLRAKVKMAEETVKRVTGLNPLLLARSDVPGVGMPLVNVPLDASRNATHPMQPNPNQFFHQAIPSISTPTPNHQSLDSSFPSNIQLPTVGNPQSDRGGKNMTETSPLQHAVSLEHVPQGVGHRVSPPGAVPGWDTGLPHAGSKNNKQR